The DNA region TTTCAGGGACCCGGAGATAAAAGAGAAGCGAGGACAGAATAGTTGAAGTGCGTATTTGTCGATTTAGTCTGCATCGCCATCCTAAAGGAGAGCCCTTCCATCTCCAGATCTAAACCTTGGACTGAGAAGTGAgatatgttttgagttgagatAGTGTGATTTTGTTGTCCGACTGTCCTTAAATATTCAACTGCTACAATTTGCTTAGATTAAATTAAATGATTGCATAATTTTTCTATTTACAGACCAGATACAAACACCAAGATATAATGGTTAAAACATCGAGAGTATCCCATTCTCGGGGTATCTTAAAAAATCCCGAGTTCCAACAGGCAAGTTGATCAATCCAAAGTTTTACAATGCGTCTTCCACCGGTTTAGTGGATGATTGGATTTGCGTGTTTTGAATTAAACATTTCAATGGAGTCGTTCATAAAATCGTACTCTTTGATCTCGTTGGATGCATGAAGTGAGCGTATCTTATTGGTTACCGGAACATGTGTAGTAATATGCACTAGTACGACATTACACATGGGCGTTGGAGATGGCAGATGTGGTTTCACATGGACACCATTGTCTTCTTTGTGATCTTTTCTTGCGGAGGTAATTGCTTGCACTGTACGTGTAGCTTCGCATCGCCGTTGTCCCGTCCTTTTCTGAATCGGATAAAGGTGGAAGCTGAACGCACATGAAGTAAGAAGCGGAATGCGGAGAAATGCGTAGCAATTATGTTACACAAACACGTATGACTTATGAACAGAGTCTGAATTGCAAGATGTCATACGATCACGTATGACAGACGAACGTAGTGTTCTTATATTGTATCAAAAACGTTACTCGTGCAACGTTCATATGGAATGAGAGAAACTTACTTGCAATCGAAACGTCACTGTCACTGTCACTGTAATGGTATCTAAACCCAACTAGTGTTTGCTATAACCGTATTCTATTCCAATAGAGTATTGTTTTATATTGTACTTATTTCATATGACAATGTTTAATTAAATTGAGATATAATCACAATAATGTCtcaattacataaaaattgaaatatgaaGAGCAACTTATATGAAACAGGTTCACCGCTACATAACGTCTCGATTCAATAATATATTgtcatatgaagaaaaatttacACGTAGTAATATATTATTGAACTGTGATATTATTTGACGGTGAATCTATTTTATGCAactaaataggaaaaaaaaaagaggattaGGCAAGAGGACGTAAATTGGAATGGAGTGTGGACCCATGTGGCACCATCTATGGCTTTCCTCCGGCTTCGTTTCCACCGTTCAGTTTCAGCACCTACGGTCGTAAGACCGAAATACCCTcttttgaattgttatgagcACGTCAAGAGATCATTGATGTGTCTTCTGTCATGCCATTACCGAAATACCCTCTTTTTTCAGGGAGTATGAGAGACATTTACATTACACGAAAACGTTTTTTATGGTAATGTTTAAAACAATTCACATGTCGGTACATGTTTTGGGATTTTTATATGACGTTGCATGGTGTATTTGACATTGTCATCTTGATATTTCCGGTTATTGTAACTATTTCGGAAAGCATATAGAGAGATAGAGTTGGTCAAACGGAACAAACAATTAGTAGACTTTCATCATTTTTTGCATGAGAAATGATAAGGAGACTCTCAAAAGTAGAACTCTCCATGAACTACCTGTCATCTCATATCTTAGcacattattttataatattgatacaaaaattaatgttaaactGTGAGGTACAAGAAAATTACTTATTTTATTGTGATTGTGATGTCACCCTAGagatatttttttcttccccaTGTTCATTTCGGTGGGGGAAAAAGAAAGTCGCAAGTTTGTCCACAAAAACTATTCACCTTTCACCCAATTCTTTAATCTTCACTGAGATCATCGACTAACCAACCAAAATCTGGTGGtaccattccatgcaccaacCAATCTACCCCACAATTTGCTCTCCTTTGctctaattaattcaattacTAATCATAATCAGTTAATTACCctacaaaattaattattctCTTTTGTTTACAACCTTCAAAGTGACATATTCTTCAATGTATCCGAAAAACAGACCGATATGTCATGTTATTATAAAAGTGGAGgaaatgtttattttctttttttcttaaagttctatcactaatataataatatataatgtATGTACCCGTATTCtgaacacattgaaaaatctcagtCACAAACTATTGTGGCCTCCTCACTAAATTTAGTGTAAGTTAATGAAGATATCCCATTTCAGCTTAAACCTGACGAGTTATCCAATCCAATGTGATATAATCGACACCCAATGAGCATTTTAAGACTATCAACCGGACGGAGAAATTgcaaacaccaagaacaagaattGCAAAACAATATTGATCTCTTCTTCCCTATATATTTGTTTTCCTTGAAGGGCAAGAAAATGAATCGAATGATTCAAATCGTCAAACAACATAATAATACACAACACGTACACGCCCAAATTACAACGAAAAACTCGTCCCTAATTACAACcaacaacacaaccaaaaacagtTAAAGAAGAGGAAGCGGTTAGTAACTCAAGTTTTAACCAGGCTGTCATTTGGAAGCGAGTCCCGGCGGCAGGGCAACGGCGGAAGCCTGGAGGAGGCGCTGGGCCTGCGAGAGCTTGTCCACGAGGGCCAGAATCCGGGCATGATCCATACGCGCCTGATCGACTGCCTCGGCTTCGAGCTCACCGAGCTGCGAGCAGAGGCGCTCCTCCGCCTCCTCGGCGACTCGGAGCCTTTCGCGGGCCCTCTGGAGCTCCGCCTTCAtcctctcctccctctcctGGCTCTTCCTCAACTCCCTCTCCAATTCCTCGTTCCTCTGCCTCAGCAGCTTCTCTTCTTCCGCCGCCGGCTGTTGCTTCGTTACCGCCATTTTTGTTAGACTCGAAGAAGCTCACAGGTCTCAGCTAACGAAAATACAAAGTGTTTTGTGAGTTGTGGTGCGCAGAGTACGTTTATGGAAAATACAAAGTGTTTTGTGAGTAGCGGTGCGCAGAGTACGTTTATAAAGGCCAACAACAGGTGTCCAGGTTCAATGGAAATGCTTTGGTTTCGAATTTGTGACTCTGCTTACGCATTTGCATCTGTCATCCTAACTCTTTGTAGTGCCAAAATTCTATTTTATTTGAGATGCGTTCGTATGCCAGTACTAACTTTTATTATATTGAATTGGACTTAAAAGTTAGTGTAATTCCATATCTATTACGTGCATGGACCAACTTTAATGGAATGATATGTCGTTAAACGGTAACCTGATGACAACATGATGTTAGCTAGCCGTTTCTAGCTGGCGTCATACTGACGCCAAGTAGCCGTTGGCATTCAAATGGGCTGAGCTAGAGGATTGGTagaatgtcaagcttgacattgTGGAGCAGGAGGCCTGGCAAAATATCAAGCTTGACATTTTGGTGCTGGAGGGCTGGcaaaatgtcaagcttgacattctGGCGCTGGAGGGCTGGCAAAATGTCAAGCTTAACATTCTAGCACTGGGGGGCTGGGCTAGAGGACTGGCTGGCTGGCTAGAAATGGGTAGTCCGCTGGCCTGATTTGGGGGTTTGGGCCCGGTGGGGCCCATAAGCCTTTTGGcctaaccctcggttggagacgattttcgtGTCATTCTTAactatttttaacattatggTCCTTTGATCgggtcggttggagatggccttagagatgagTCATCGAGCACGTTCAAATATTGGCCCAAAAATCGATGACCACCATATGAGCTCATAATGTATTCTAATGTTTCTAGCCGACAAATcttgattattaatttttaattaaaatttgtacgattaaaaactttgaaatataagatacctGAAGCATAATAGAATTTGTATGTGGTTATCTCCGAGTAACTAATCATCTCCTCAATTAGATATTTAGTAACGTTTTTTGTTACCAAATtggggtgtgttatccacacacctctttttacttctctcacacctcttgttaatttttgtcatttgatcttcttcaattcatccgatccggcagccaaaaattaaaaaggtgtgagagaagtaaaaaaatgtgtgtggatatcacatccctaccAAATTATATgtaaatacaaacaaataacaaaGAAGATTCATTTGGTTAACGTCAATATAGCTGACCAAATTTTTCATTGTCATCTCACATTATTAATATTGacgttttaagtgtttttaaaatgattgaaagtgttTTAGATTAGAGTACTTTTGGAacaaattcttagtaaaaatataagtaaatcataaaaaaaaaatcacttttgaaacacaaaaacactttcattaaaaacgctttcaattattttaaaaacacttttaaataAATTGTATTAGTATTAGCACTGTGtgtaaaaaatgaatttttttttttttttgaaggagCATCGTGGCCTTTCGTGGTTGCATAAGACACTTGATTGACAAACTAGTGGGCGGGCCGTCCTTATCTTCATAAAGTTGGACTACGCGGTAAGCATGCTGCGACACGATGAATATTCCGAGTGAACGAAtaaatgttattaatttttcGATACATACTAGATATGTAgtgtttcaaaattttgtgtAAAGAAATAGAGTTATTTAATTTGTTCTATCCATTTGTCGAGTAttgtcaaacatttttttttttaaggaaacgaTAGCAGTTGTATTTCAATAATAAGGCATTACAATGAATCAAAGGAAAATTAGGGAAAGAAACAATCCTCAACCAGTATCCATGATAGTACTAGGAGGAGATCCCAACCACTCACAAAATTGATCCACAGATAAACCAGTACGAGCTAGCCTATGAGCAACCCCGTTAGCTTGCCGGCGAGTGTGGGTAAAAGAAACTTTAGTGACTGTAGAAACAATGGCCTTGATGTCTTCTATCACTTGTCCAATGGAAGATAGATTGACAGAAGAATCATAGACAATCTCCACAAAAGCGAATCACTCTCACATAATAAGTTTGTAAATCCCCTTTCAAATGCCCAAATCAAGCCAACCCGGACCGTCACAGCCTCTGCTTGGAGGGGTGAGAAGATATCAGAAAACTTCTCACATTTAACAGCCAAAAAACCTCATGATTCATTACGAACAATCAAACATTTAGTAGGCATGAAAGGGCATGTACCAAAAATACAGGTGGTCGTAGGACCACTTGGTTCCAATGTCCATCCGCCATTATGAGCATTGTACTTCATGAGTTTATTAAGTTGAATAAAGGTATATTCCATCTTCTGTCCATAATttagacaaaaaaagaaagtttcAGATCAAATTACTTTGCAAATGTGAACAAATGTAATCTAAAACATTAGATCTCCAATATTTACCGACGATTTATTCCATGTTTACTTTTATTTATGTGGATGTAATATGAACATAAATGGTAAACAAATGAGTACGTCTTTCTAAAAGCTGATTATTTTTCGCTATATTATCTTAACGAGTAGTGCTATTCACAGTATCACACGCTTATTTTTACCTCCCTCATActgttgttaatttttttcatttatcttgttcaatttatttgatatgataattaaaaatttagaatgatacgtgagaaataaaaaaagttgtGTGGATAGTATTATTCCGTCTCAACGCGGGTCCGTGGAAGGTTTGTGGCCATTCGTACCATTGTCGTCCTTTTAATTGTGACATAAGTGGTATTTCGAATTGGACCAACATCCGGTGCCAACTTTtgtttgtcaaatcattttttaaattaattacttTAAAAATTACGAAAATAACGATTGACCTCGAGTGCTTAGTTGCTAAGTATATTATTTTGGCCAACCCATCTAATCACGCTAGCGGCTTAAAGAAAGACCAAATTTATGAGCAATTAAACTAAAACCACACTCATATTGCTAACATACAATTTATGAAAGAAAATTTTCGATGTCACGGAAACACAGTCTTcaagacacaaaattttataataaaagtGGTTggatactaaaaaaaaaaaatttaatcacttgtattatgacactttgTATACTAAACTATATTTCTGACCGTTAATAGAATTAGTTGGTGTCGGTGAGagataaaattaaaatgaatatttggcACCCTGACGATTAATCATTCTAATCTTCCCTTTACTATGTATGATTTTATGGATTATGACATGCCCTCCACCCAACAAACACAACTTGCCATCATGTGCTATGGTCAACTCTTGCTTTTTAAAGCCCGATGGGCCCCGTGTAATAATTAAAACTAGAAGCTCGTTTGAAAATGTTTtcggtgaaaatatttttagaataaattattaataaaaatgtaagtaaattttgaaaaaaatacttaaaatgcTTCTTACAGAAAACACTTTAAGTATTTTtggaatccaaaaatattttttctaaacTCGGTTTTAGTTAtttcaaaagcacttccaaacaagTTTTAAAACTAAAAGAGCACAGATTATTTTAAGTTGTTCAAagcattttccttttcatatatTTCAAATACAAAgagtaaatataaaataattatcgctctaaaaatgttaattttgaaaTGGTTAACGGACGTTGGGCCGAAAAGACGATACGAGATTAAACTCCCGTGCAGTTTATGAATTTGATGGATTGGGCTTACGAGTTCGACTCCCCAAATGcccaatattattttcttttttgtcctCATCTTGAGCTTAAAATTTaggaagttttaacaaaaaaaacccacgatactgtttactttaacaaaaaatcacatttttacactaaaagatCAAacctgttactattcactttaccctttattttgtcattatcattaaaattcaaagttttcaaacaatttttataaattttccttaaaatttaAAGGATTTTTAACTCAAATAGTCAGATTAATATAATTCTTCATTTTAGTCATTCAGTGTTTCtattaaataaagataaaatctCTATTTAATAAATTGAATGCATTTTTATCATTTAGTCCTTATATGTATTTCATTGaaagatcaaaatgattgatagtaGACAAACTCATACATCActacttctatcgattttaaatcttaaaactCAAAGTAAAGAGTTGTACCAATTTTAAgtaccattttggctaaaaagaaaaaaacataccTTAATTTtaatataggaaaactaatgaaaataacttgaaaactttgagttttaataataaagataaaataaaagatagagTAAATAATACCAGAGTTAATTTTTTaagataaaatataatttttcaagataaagatatgatttttcgttaaagtgaaagTTATCAGGAGTTTTTATGGTTAAAGCCTCGTAATAAATCGACCATCATCTTTCGAGTTCATCCCCCTTCTCCCCCTCCGCC from Malus domestica chromosome 01, GDT2T_hap1 includes:
- the LOC103444521 gene encoding protein RESPONSE TO LOW SULFUR 3-like, whose product is MAVTKQQPAAEEEKLLRQRNEELERELRKSQEREERMKAELQRARERLRVAEEAEERLCSQLGELEAEAVDQARMDHARILALVDKLSQAQRLLQASAVALPPGLASK